In Priestia megaterium NBRC 15308 = ATCC 14581, the following proteins share a genomic window:
- a CDS encoding cupin has translation MTINEKQANLSNGKVNKDCTKDALFYEYTTAADPIGSGIISAIPPKEFSSELYNSGETRIVTLDLSNELKTEYPATSPSLLAHFIRINANDSITTQPNATSELYYIISGVGHTELNGEIITWKKGDFLTLPSGSTSRHTATEDATIYYILDTPLLNYLGVKATETRFKPTLFTAEQATAKLEEVANAPDAHLKNRISILLNNLEFKQTLTITHVLWAMFGIVPVGSNQAAHSHKSVALDFVAYAAPGTYTLVGDKIDPVTKKIIDPVRIDWVTGKAFVTPPGLWHSHHNESEEPAFIIPIQDAGLQTYLRTLDIQFTHYV, from the coding sequence ATGACTATAAATGAAAAACAAGCAAACTTATCTAATGGAAAAGTGAATAAAGACTGCACTAAAGATGCCCTTTTTTATGAATATACTACTGCTGCTGATCCAATCGGAAGTGGTATCATAAGTGCAATTCCCCCTAAAGAATTTTCCTCTGAATTATATAACTCAGGAGAAACTCGTATTGTTACGTTGGACCTTTCAAATGAACTCAAAACTGAATATCCGGCAACAAGTCCATCACTTCTTGCTCACTTCATTCGAATTAATGCGAATGACAGCATTACTACACAACCCAATGCAACCAGTGAATTATATTATATTATTTCTGGTGTAGGCCACACAGAATTAAATGGTGAGATAATCACTTGGAAAAAAGGTGATTTTTTAACTCTTCCATCCGGCTCGACTAGCAGGCACACTGCAACAGAAGATGCAACCATCTATTATATTCTCGATACTCCACTTCTTAATTATTTAGGAGTTAAAGCAACAGAAACTCGTTTTAAACCGACACTTTTTACAGCTGAACAAGCTACTGCGAAATTGGAGGAAGTAGCAAACGCTCCTGATGCTCACCTAAAAAATCGTATTTCTATTTTATTAAACAATCTAGAATTCAAACAAACTCTAACCATTACACACGTATTATGGGCGATGTTCGGAATTGTTCCTGTAGGATCTAACCAAGCAGCTCATAGTCATAAGTCAGTTGCCCTTGATTTTGTTGCTTATGCTGCACCCGGTACTTATACTTTAGTCGGAGATAAGATTGATCCCGTTACTAAAAAGATAATTGATCCCGTTCGCATTGATTGGGTAACAGGAAAAGCATTTGTTACTCCTCCAGGATTGTGGCATTCTCACCACAACGAATCTGAAGAGCCTGCATTTATTATCCCAATTCAAGACGCAGGCCTTCAAACGTACCTTCGTACATTAGATATACAATTCACTCACTATGTTTAA
- a CDS encoding LysR family transcriptional regulator, producing the protein MELRQLQYFIAVAEELNFSRAAERVKITQPPLSLQIQNLEKELDIVLFYRNKRQVKLTDAGKLFYTEVCKIFNHLERAVEDAKRTQHGEIGTIRVGFVGSATYDILPSILREFRNLYSEVEVHLFEMSTPMQLEALREGEIDIGVLRPPVNDEIVHTEIVSTVPCVLAVPKQHPLLKIKNVSLSDLKTYPFVMLSRKTWSNLYDEILGLCNPIIQQEALEFQTVIGLVAAKLGIAVVPQSAVNLHTQDVVYLDLDDQLPVASMGIAWRQKDQSPLVQSFIQLARETCLF; encoded by the coding sequence ATGGAGCTTCGACAATTACAATATTTTATTGCTGTAGCAGAAGAATTAAACTTTAGTCGTGCAGCAGAGCGTGTCAAGATTACGCAACCTCCTTTAAGTTTACAAATTCAGAATTTAGAAAAAGAATTAGATATTGTTCTTTTTTATCGAAATAAACGTCAAGTTAAATTAACAGATGCAGGAAAATTATTTTATACGGAAGTTTGTAAGATTTTTAATCATCTTGAACGTGCTGTTGAAGATGCGAAACGTACTCAACATGGAGAAATCGGGACAATTAGAGTTGGGTTCGTAGGATCGGCTACTTACGATATTCTTCCCTCAATCCTAAGAGAATTTCGAAATTTGTATTCAGAAGTTGAAGTTCATCTATTCGAAATGTCTACGCCTATGCAATTAGAAGCTTTACGTGAAGGGGAAATTGATATAGGAGTATTAAGACCACCTGTAAATGATGAGATAGTACATACCGAAATCGTTTCTACAGTCCCATGCGTACTGGCAGTTCCAAAACAGCATCCGTTATTAAAAATAAAAAACGTCTCTCTTTCTGATCTTAAAACCTATCCTTTTGTAATGTTGTCTAGAAAAACATGGTCAAATCTCTATGATGAAATCTTAGGATTATGTAATCCAATCATCCAACAAGAGGCTTTAGAATTCCAAACTGTAATCGGTCTAGTTGCAGCTAAATTGGGTATTGCCGTAGTTCCACAATCCGCCGTGAATTTACATACCCAAGATGTTGTATATTTGGACCTTGACGATCAATTACCTGTAGCTTCTATGGGTATTGCTTGGCGACAAAAAGATCAATCACCTTTAGTGCAATCTTTTATCCAGTTAGCAAGAGAGACTTGTTTATTTTAA
- a CDS encoding DUF3231 family protein, which produces MDKNKLKLTSSEIGTLWGEYVNGTMTDVVNRYMFSIIEDESIKAVFEDAIKTSGKQKKQIIAFIENEGFPVPIGFTESDLNKGTKRLFTDIFCLNYLHIMTLHGLLGHTTSLGVSVREDLRHFYDSCDNDAKRMYHQTIELLLEKGEFQRDPYFYPATNPEYISSQDFTDGFFGKGRRLTALEIISISFNLKKSIMAKTLSIGFSQVSQSKEVRKFLEDSEKTADDQIQAFSKIMHADNLPVPKSWETEVTTSTDAPFSDKLMMYHIGFLFQAAQAYHGTGLASAMRTDLVAAYESVILKNLMVTKKWFDIMVKNKWLEQPPLAPNRKEITKEK; this is translated from the coding sequence ATGGATAAGAATAAGTTAAAACTCACATCTTCCGAAATAGGGACGCTATGGGGAGAGTATGTAAACGGAACAATGACAGATGTAGTAAATCGATATATGTTCTCTATTATTGAGGATGAGTCAATAAAGGCTGTTTTTGAAGATGCTATCAAGACTTCCGGAAAACAAAAGAAACAAATTATAGCTTTTATAGAAAACGAAGGGTTTCCAGTACCAATTGGATTTACTGAGTCTGACCTCAATAAAGGTACCAAGAGATTGTTCACGGACATATTCTGCTTGAATTATTTACATATCATGACGTTACATGGCTTGCTAGGACATACAACCTCATTAGGTGTTTCTGTCAGAGAAGACTTACGCCACTTCTACGATTCATGTGATAATGATGCTAAAAGGATGTATCATCAAACGATTGAATTATTACTTGAAAAAGGGGAGTTTCAGAGGGACCCTTATTTTTATCCTGCTACGAACCCTGAATATATTTCTAGCCAGGATTTTACGGATGGGTTTTTCGGGAAAGGCAGACGGTTAACGGCATTAGAAATCATAAGTATTTCTTTCAACCTTAAAAAAAGCATTATGGCTAAAACTCTTTCTATTGGATTTAGCCAGGTCTCTCAATCAAAAGAAGTAAGAAAATTTTTAGAGGATTCGGAGAAAACAGCTGATGATCAAATACAAGCCTTTTCAAAAATAATGCACGCAGATAATTTACCAGTTCCTAAATCGTGGGAGACAGAAGTAACAACTTCAACAGACGCTCCTTTTTCTGATAAATTAATGATGTATCATATTGGTTTCTTATTCCAAGCTGCACAAGCGTATCATGGAACAGGGTTAGCATCAGCCATGCGAACAGATCTTGTAGCTGCTTACGAAAGTGTTATTCTAAAGAATTTAATGGTAACAAAAAAATGGTTTGATATTATGGTGAAAAATAAATGGTTAGAACAGCCACCACTTGCTCCTAACAGAAAAGAAATAACAAAAGAAAAATAA